From Prosthecobacter sp., the proteins below share one genomic window:
- a CDS encoding SGNH/GDSL hydrolase family protein, whose amino-acid sequence MKHLLTLALLFSAIHAFAVEPLTDAEKKRLADTELAAKRTPAMREVAKTHSAARKAYTDDRRKFAAERDKNAGKVYREATAVYDTALRKAILGIDSTIEPLLAKQAELKKLGLDKANEGESVADSDSAKNDAMKPPKDEPGLPRVLLIGDSISIGYTLPVRALLKGKANVHRIPQNGGATEVGLEKMKSWLGDGKWDVIHFNFGLHDAKYASETTQRATREQYAANLRTLITQMKATGAKLIFATTTPVPKGGVLSPTRKFDSIEERNKIATQLMQEQGVAIDDLYSVMLPVMAKVGRENDVHFAPEGYEVLAKAVVASIETQLK is encoded by the coding sequence ATGAAACACCTCCTCACCCTCGCGCTGCTATTCAGCGCCATCCACGCCTTTGCCGTCGAACCACTCACCGACGCCGAAAAGAAGCGTCTCGCCGACACCGAACTCGCCGCGAAGCGCACGCCTGCCATGCGCGAAGTGGCGAAGACTCACAGCGCGGCTCGCAAAGCCTACACCGACGACCGGCGGAAGTTTGCGGCGGAGCGCGACAAGAACGCGGGCAAAGTTTATCGCGAGGCGACTGCTGTTTATGACACAGCGCTGCGCAAGGCGATTCTCGGCATCGATTCCACCATCGAGCCGCTTTTGGCTAAACAGGCCGAATTGAAAAAGCTCGGTCTCGACAAGGCGAACGAAGGCGAGTCGGTCGCGGACTCCGATTCAGCTAAGAATGACGCGATGAAGCCGCCGAAGGACGAGCCGGGGCTGCCGCGCGTGCTTTTGATCGGCGATTCCATTTCCATTGGCTACACGCTGCCGGTGCGCGCCTTGTTGAAGGGCAAGGCCAACGTTCATCGCATCCCGCAAAACGGCGGCGCGACTGAGGTGGGCCTCGAAAAAATGAAAAGCTGGCTCGGTGACGGCAAATGGGATGTGATCCATTTCAACTTCGGCCTGCATGACGCGAAATACGCCTCCGAGACGACGCAACGCGCCACCCGCGAGCAATACGCCGCGAATCTGCGCACGCTCATCACGCAGATGAAGGCCACCGGCGCGAAACTCATCTTCGCCACCACCACGCCCGTGCCGAAAGGTGGCGTGCTCTCGCCCACGCGGAAGTTCGACAGCATCGAGGAGCGCAACAAGATCGCCACGCAGCTCATGCAGGAGCAGGGCGTCGCCATTGATGATCTTTACTCCGTCATGCTGCCCGTCATGGCCAAAGTGGGCCGCGAGAACGACGTTCACTTCGCCCCCGAAGGCTACGAGGTGCTTGCCAAAGCCGTCGTGGCGAGCATCGAGACGCAGTTGAAGTAG
- a CDS encoding prenyltransferase/squalene oxidase repeat-containing protein has product MRRALLLATFLALCSHAVADQATPALANPAEEAKNAKPKAAPPVKPPTETELRAVITKGLGFLGAAGDKWMEDKNCNSCHHMPLLLWGNREAKARGFAVDPKKYDEWFAWAVEREADKKPGLEEIALMILALPDRPVPELTKLLAAEQKADGSWTPAGQFATMQKRGAQDAQANSTRLSLLALGTAQPMKFEADGSKLKASAMLQKKDTPTSMESLVFRTLYARLFGKPEETTALIKDILKHQRSDGGWSSFIGENMSDPLATGQALHALQPASSDPPTAAAIARAQHWLIKTQRADGSWLSDITHISKLDRSGDAKAKSFQAATDIYTYWGSAWAVIGLLQSVPVK; this is encoded by the coding sequence ATGAGACGCGCACTCCTACTCGCCACCTTCCTGGCATTATGCAGCCATGCAGTCGCGGACCAAGCAACGCCAGCACTCGCGAATCCGGCTGAGGAAGCCAAGAACGCCAAGCCAAAGGCTGCTCCTCCCGTCAAGCCGCCAACCGAAACGGAACTCCGCGCCGTGATCACCAAGGGACTCGGCTTTCTCGGAGCGGCGGGTGACAAGTGGATGGAGGACAAGAACTGCAACAGTTGTCACCACATGCCCTTGCTGCTTTGGGGGAATCGCGAGGCCAAGGCGCGTGGCTTTGCGGTTGATCCCAAGAAATACGACGAATGGTTCGCGTGGGCCGTCGAGCGCGAGGCGGACAAGAAACCAGGGCTGGAAGAAATCGCGCTCATGATTCTCGCCCTGCCGGATCGACCCGTGCCTGAACTGACCAAGCTGCTGGCTGCGGAACAGAAAGCCGATGGTTCATGGACTCCGGCGGGGCAGTTCGCCACGATGCAAAAGCGTGGTGCCCAGGATGCGCAGGCGAACTCGACGCGGCTCAGTCTCCTCGCGCTCGGCACGGCACAGCCGATGAAGTTTGAGGCTGATGGCTCGAAGCTGAAGGCCAGCGCCATGCTCCAGAAGAAAGACACGCCCACATCCATGGAGTCGCTCGTCTTCCGCACTCTTTACGCAAGGCTCTTTGGCAAGCCCGAGGAGACCACGGCGCTGATCAAAGACATCCTGAAACACCAGCGCAGCGATGGCGGTTGGAGTTCGTTCATCGGCGAAAACATGAGCGATCCACTCGCCACCGGCCAGGCGCTTCATGCTCTGCAACCCGCGTCATCTGATCCGCCCACTGCCGCCGCCATTGCCCGCGCCCAGCACTGGCTCATCAAGACGCAGCGTGCCGATGGAAGCTGGCTCAGCGACATCACACACATCAGCAAGCTCGACCGCAGTGGTGACGCGAAGGCCAAGTCCTTCCAGGCCGCCACCGACATCTACACCTACTGGGGCAGCGCCTGGGCGGTGATCGGTTTGCTGCAGAGCGTGCCGGTGAAGTAG
- a CDS encoding PDZ domain-containing protein — protein sequence MKLHSLITTFVLGMTVLVHAQDKPVLQSAAAGVTKNPNPNPDGSMGLGAGTLVNIVAEIERRIPYWPREEGAEQSEMPNLVFAKETRDAVVPGDLVLRRVTPLQALTLAAAAADCMLEPIFSPAGEEDEGGGFGGASSDIKSPPIIGYRIVLASALNRGASPVAQQLAELARQLAAMHSSLGENHPSVVALRERIRHLEVESGEEPGALSGVGLVLSKKDDGIVVGQVVPGSPASLSPAIQPGQRLLSVAEAGKEDVDVTGLALEKVVQLVRGPPGTSVTITFGTDTDKGPTKQAISLVRANIPLPPSERMLTQVKAVDNNTVSFKPLIFNANAALAETPKENHRPFVKVYALGTIFTGNIQEIGEKQHRFENLVRDALGQSEPEGDVLSHDKSSAKAGASNGPFTAVKQAATQPEFSYHYETRALVVKATTAQHEIVEQVIKALKENAAQPAVPGR from the coding sequence ATGAAACTGCATTCTCTCATCACGACCTTCGTGCTCGGCATGACGGTACTTGTTCATGCTCAAGACAAGCCCGTGCTTCAAAGCGCCGCCGCAGGTGTGACGAAGAATCCGAATCCAAATCCCGACGGCAGCATGGGTCTTGGTGCGGGAACGTTGGTGAACATCGTGGCTGAAATCGAGCGTCGTATTCCCTATTGGCCTCGGGAAGAAGGGGCGGAGCAGTCGGAGATGCCAAACCTTGTTTTTGCGAAGGAAACCCGCGATGCCGTGGTGCCGGGTGACCTGGTGCTGCGGCGTGTCACTCCCTTGCAGGCGCTGACACTGGCGGCGGCGGCGGCGGATTGCATGTTGGAGCCCATTTTTAGTCCGGCGGGAGAGGAAGATGAGGGAGGCGGTTTTGGCGGAGCCAGCAGCGACATCAAGTCACCGCCGATCATCGGCTATCGCATCGTGCTGGCCTCTGCGCTCAATCGCGGAGCGTCGCCGGTTGCGCAGCAGCTTGCGGAGCTGGCTCGACAACTTGCGGCGATGCATTCGTCACTCGGGGAGAACCACCCAAGCGTGGTCGCGCTTCGCGAGCGCATCAGGCATCTGGAGGTGGAGAGTGGGGAGGAGCCGGGCGCGCTCAGCGGAGTAGGGCTTGTGCTCTCAAAGAAGGATGACGGCATCGTGGTCGGGCAGGTCGTTCCCGGTTCGCCGGCCTCGCTCTCGCCAGCCATCCAGCCCGGCCAGCGCCTTTTGAGCGTGGCTGAAGCGGGCAAGGAGGATGTGGATGTCACCGGCCTCGCCTTGGAGAAGGTGGTGCAACTGGTTCGGGGTCCGCCCGGAACGTCGGTGACGATCACGTTCGGAACTGATACGGACAAAGGCCCGACCAAGCAGGCGATCTCGCTGGTGCGGGCGAACATTCCGCTTCCGCCTTCCGAGAGGATGCTGACGCAGGTGAAGGCGGTGGATAACAATACTGTCAGTTTTAAGCCGTTGATCTTCAATGCCAATGCAGCTCTTGCGGAGACTCCCAAGGAGAACCATCGGCCCTTCGTGAAAGTCTATGCGCTTGGGACCATTTTCACCGGCAACATTCAGGAGATCGGGGAGAAGCAGCACCGTTTTGAAAACCTGGTGCGTGACGCCCTCGGGCAGTCAGAACCGGAAGGCGATGTCTTGTCCCATGATAAGTCCTCAGCCAAGGCAGGCGCATCCAATGGGCCATTCACTGCCGTGAAACAGGCGGCGACGCAGCCGGAGTTTTCCTACCACTATGAAACGCGGGCACTCGTGGTGAAAGCGACCACCGCGCAGCATGAAATCGTCGAACAAGTCATCAAAGCCCTGAAGGAGAACGCGGCGCAACCGGCCGTCCCCGGACGTTAG
- a CDS encoding sigma-70 family RNA polymerase sigma factor: MDQAEPLIPATFPVTESFAFGDVPRLTTALKRGDESAFAWLHGEWSVRINRYCFALAAGDETFAGEIAQATWLRLMRHVRVMNDEPALWSWIACAARHAASDLRRKGGRYLRALSRFAEWWQPAVTDIEDDNRLPAALESALSTLTPDERALIEGRYFASESLEVIATRHALTVRAVEGRLARLRTRLRELIAEELRSSLP, encoded by the coding sequence ATGGATCAAGCGGAGCCACTTATCCCTGCGACGTTTCCGGTCACGGAATCGTTCGCCTTTGGTGATGTGCCCCGGCTGACCACGGCGCTGAAGCGTGGTGACGAATCGGCCTTCGCGTGGCTGCATGGCGAGTGGAGCGTGCGCATCAATCGCTACTGCTTCGCGCTTGCCGCAGGTGATGAGACTTTCGCGGGCGAGATCGCGCAGGCGACGTGGCTGCGTCTCATGCGGCACGTCCGCGTGATGAATGATGAGCCTGCGCTCTGGAGTTGGATCGCGTGTGCTGCGCGTCACGCCGCGTCGGACCTGCGGCGCAAAGGCGGACGCTATCTGCGTGCGCTCAGTCGTTTCGCCGAATGGTGGCAGCCCGCCGTCACCGACATTGAAGACGATAATCGTCTGCCTGCCGCTTTGGAGTCCGCGCTCAGCACACTCACTCCCGATGAAAGAGCGCTCATTGAAGGCCGCTACTTTGCCAGCGAATCGCTGGAAGTCATCGCCACGCGTCACGCACTCACCGTTCGTGCGGTGGAGGGCAGGCTGGCCCGATTACGCACACGGCTGCGCGAACTCATCGCCGAAGAACTCCGATCCTCACTTCCATGA